Genomic window (Strix aluco isolate bStrAlu1 chromosome 22, bStrAlu1.hap1, whole genome shotgun sequence):
AGTATGCTCTCCTCTGGCACAGCTACTTATTCCCTTGTGTGCTGTGGTCCTGCTAGACAACAACCCTCTTTCAGCCCAGCCTACCACTTAAGACTAAGACATTCTCTAGGGAGGTAGAAGACACAGATTTGAGTTGTTCAGATTTCCTTCACCTCCCAAATGCTTCCTCTGAGACTTTCTATGAGCCCTATACAATTTTAACAAGTGGGAAGCAGACAGGCTGGAAGGTTTGAATCTAGATTCAAACAGCTCTCTCCAAAGCTCCTATCCTAAGGGACTGAAAcgctgggtttttttcatctggtATCTCCCTCCCAAGGCTGCAAAATGAGATACAAATCTAAGAGAGAGCGCTCAGTCAGCTCCAAAGGTGCTGGAGTTAGCAAGGAGGAATACACAGATCAGACATGCCTGTTACAAGGCGGCTCACAGGCTCAGCACAGGTAGTTAAACTGATCTCCCTCTGCATAGGGTACAGCTGCTCCTCAGTAGTCTGGGTTACAGGCTGACAGCTTCTAGAGTCTCTGCTTGTATCCCCAAGCTTCTCCAGAGGGCTTATTCACACAAGCTGATTAACAGCAGCGTGCTGTTCTCCATTAGCTCCTGTCTCACTTCCATCTCTCAAATCCTTGTTGGAACAGCAGAGCGCACCTTCTGATTTCCCATCTCTCAGGCATTTACAGCATACAGACCTCCTCAATACAGTTTCACCAAAAAGCACAACACATTAACACTGCCTGTCCTTCTGACCTAGTCCACAAAAAGTACAGTGCTCTGGCAACTCCCTCTCACTCCCTGGCATCCTCCTCTCAAATCCCTGCAAGTTCTATCAGGGTTCAGCAAAGACAGGAAAATCCACTGTGTAAGACATCCTCCCAATTCACCAAGAGGTCATTTGTACTCAGGATTTCCTCTGTTGCACATGACTTACGTGAAGCTACTGTACATTCTGAATGGTCAAGGTACTAACTTCTTTCACTGAGCAGTCTTCATGGActataaaatgcatttacagCCTTCTGTTGCTGAGGGGTTTGGGAATACTGGAGCTCAGAGAATTAAGTGAAGTTAAATCTTCAAAGCCCACTTCACAAGTAAGAGAAGCTTTCAGAGCTCAGAGAACAAGGTCACTGAACAAACTATTTATAGTGAGCAACAACTAGACAGTGAACAAATGCCTTATTTGACCTGTATTATTCTTCCACTCACCAAAACCTAGCGTGGCAGGAATgtcagcagagccacaggcagaggTACACGTGGCCTCATGGTTCAAACAAGACACAGAGCAATGTGTCTTGGATCAGTATTTCCCACCATCAAGTCCAAGGCATAAGGCAAATATCCTAGCCCATACTGCCAAGAAAGATATATAACAGCAGTGCTTCTGTGTCACAGGGATGCCGTCAAGCTTGTTGCTATCTAAACCACCAATTTATCAGATGAAGGTTGTCAAAAACAAGCATCCTGTCAGAACACATTCTGTGAGCCACTACATTGATCTATGaccaacagcaacagcagaattCACTTGACTCAGTGCAAACCCAGTTAATCTTTTCCCAGTTTGTATCTGACTGCTTATATGCCATCAGCCtcaacacaattttttttaaataaatgggcTCACTGCTTTTCAAACACACATTTAGTGTTTCTAAGAAGAGCCGAATATGCTAACAACATAAGACAAAAGACACCCTGTGAAACCTCCTGCTTCATTCTCCCTGCAATACTATGTTTAACTTTAATTTGCTGTATCTGTAATCAATGCTAAAGGTGTCTCAGGCTACGCATTGTTCAAGAATGACAGACATGTGATCACCAGACTAGGCAGTGCTGTTGTGTTCCCACTAAATTTAACTCCATTTGCCAGCTACCTGCAGACAGAGAGTTATTTTTGTGAAGTCTGGTCAGATTGCAACTCTCTCCTTTGTCCGAGGCTGAAAATGCACACAGTGACATATTGATTTCCTGCTAGCTTACCTGACAGTATATATTAAAACAAGATCTGTACTACTAAAAGCACGTACAAGCAAGTCACCGTGGAGAGTACTAAATTTCAAATTAATACCTCCCTAGTTCCTCTGTCATATCTGTCCACATATGCACATGTTTTGGTCTCAGACTAAATGAGATTTACATTGTTTTCATCGAAGAATAAGCTACCTTGGACTACTTCACATTTATCATGGGATAAGATACGCACATACAGAGTCACCCCTGGGTACTGAATATGCTGTAGGTTCAGAGCTGAGCTTGTCCCCTTGATAATTTTTTCACTCGCCTGCAGCTCGATGCATAAGTATGAACTAActtgaggtttaaaaaaataaaaaaatacagtgaatacCACTGGACTGTGCATTGAATTAGGTGAGGTCAGCACTGTGTGTGCTAGCTGACTTTAAATGTTTGCCTTCCAGctcctttttttacttttcaatgtgtctttttcacttttttaagaaTCTGGAGATAGCTCACAGGTATTATCCATGtgcccatacacacacacaattattCTGAGCTGtgacaagattttaaaatgcattggCTATTGCATCTGAGAAAGAAATAACACACTCTTGCCCCCTTCTACTTGACATACACCATTATAAGACTCACAATTCTTTTAtgaaaatttaaatagaaaatgcCCATATATGACGTGATTTATAAACTTCGTTAAGCCCCTCCCACTGAATCTGATTTATCATGCTACACTCCCTAATATTAAATGCCGTCATTAGACAGGATCTCACATTGCTTCAGTCTCAGCACACTGACTTACCAAGGAAACTGCAAAATTAAATCCAACTCAAACACTGATTTCAGCATTGATGAAAGAAGCTGCCTCAACTGTGTTGGCCCCTATCCACAGCACGTGCACTGGCGATGCAGACTTCCTGCTTGGTGCTCAGCCAGTGTGCCTCAGCCTACGTTAGCAGGAACCATCTGTAGGGATGAAAGAAGAGTTCAACTTCCAAATTTACTTCCAACCTTGAGAGCAGCCAGGCTACTCTCCTGTCCAGGAACCACTAAATAATACAGCATACAGTTTGCTGAACACACAGTCTCTGTTAGGGGCAATCCCTATGTCCATGTGCTGTGTTTCTTGTTTCCACTAGACAGTGTCTTGAACATTATTATCACAGACAAGGTTTAGTGCTGGATAAAAAGGCAACTCTTAGAGAACACTTCTAATGTACTAGCATCCCGGTTGGTCTCATACTGCTACACAGGTCTTAGTAACAGTAATGGCTATAATTAGCTCTTATACAGCACTTGTCACCTACATATCTTAAGAAAAACTATAAAAAGAGTCAAGAGATATCACCCCATCTTAaagacagggaaactgaggtatTGAAAGGGAGGTAATGATAAAATGCAAATGCCAACAAAGTGAGACATAAAACCAGGTCTCCTGTGTCCTAGCTGGGTGCTCCAGGCAACACAGTTGGAAAGCTCCATATCCCATTACCCATATACTGAGTCGCTGAGTTCCCCCAGCAAggatcttatttttcattatggagtgaaaaataaaataagccacAGGGCTCTAACTCCTCCTGCAAGCCAGAGACACACAGCCAGAAATTTCTACAGCAAACACCACAGTGAAAATGCAGCCTGACACAGAGCATCGTGGCAGCGGCAAGCCAGCCTGTCTAGGTGCCGGAGTGGTTGTATCACTCATTATTCAGGGAGAGCGAGGGAGTTGGAAACATTACTTCAACAGTAAGAAAACAGGCTGGCTGCTGATTAATCCAAAATGCTTCTGTTGAGAGGAGCGACCTCATGGTCACTGGCCTCCAAAAACAAAATGTAAAGGTTCAAAAGCAAGCCACTACAAATAACTACCTTTTAGTTCCCACCACTGGTCAGTCAGGCCTTGGAGACAGGCTCAGTAACGTACAGCTGGTCATTCCCAGCAATGTAATATAGCTCTGAAACTCAACTTGTCAATACTAAGAATTAAAGCAAATAGAGCAACTGAatttcataccttttttttttttttttgccagtatgCAAGACCAAGGCCTCAGTAGTCTCCTTTACAGAGAAATATATGTGCTGAACTCAAACATATCTACCTTTCATATCTCTACACTACTGCCAGTTCTAAAAGTAAGGTTCAAAAAGGTCAGCaagccaaaagaaacaaaacagcaggcCCTACTACTCTCCAGACAGCAAAAGGCACCCAAGAAGATACGGAAATCAGGtggtttctgtttttttaagcAAGATGTCAAGACACCAAGAAACCACGAGAGAACCAGAGCAGAGTCTGAGCTGTTGGCCACAGGGTCACAGCCAGATTATTTCAATCCACTTCAGATGCAGAGCCCAGCATTTCAGATGCACATACAGCCCTCACGCTGTGGAGACACCTGCTGGCAAACCAAAAGTGGGCCAGAGCCAGGCTCTGGGCACATCTCCCCCTCCCACGTTCCTAGCACCCCCAAACAATGCCCCTGCACCCCTCACCTATGGAGCACTGCCTGGGTGCTTCACTCAGCCACCCCCAAGTCACAGCCAGCATGGAAAGGACAGGGGCCTGCTGTCCCACATGCCTGGGACCAAACCATCCTTTCCAAATCGTGGTACAGCACCTCATCCTGACCCGGGGTTAGCACTGAGGGCCCTCTCCACAGGGCACAACCAGCGCCTGGGCCTCACCCACACACTCACCTGGTCCCTCAGAGGCTGAgggggcagctgcagcagctttaAGGACGGCTGTGCCCTGTTCCCAGTGCGGGGCTCCTCCCCACTCCTCAGCCCCGCCACACACCCCTCCCTCACTGCTGTGAAGCCCCTTTCCAAAATGGCCGCCCCCCACCATGGCTGCCCCACAAGATGGCCGCCACCACCACCTCTGACGGCCCTCAGTGCAGCCACGCATGCCCCGCAccaccccggcccggcccggcggggcgcagAGAGGCAGAGACGAGTCCCCGAGGCGCCATGCTTTATTCTCAGGggtggagaagaaaaggaagggagctCGGGGGATGGGGCAGTcaaggggaggggagggtgttCACAGGCAGGCGGCCCGGCAGGGCCAGGCCAGGCAGCACTAGCAGGAGGTGAAGGTTTTCCAGAAGAAGTTTTTGCAGGGGGCTTTGCGGTCCCTCTGCGATAGCTGGGCGAGTCGCCCCAGCACCACCCGCTCCTCCTCCAGCTTGCCCTCCTCTTCCATGTCGGGGGAGGCTGCCTCGCGTCCCGCATCCACGCTGTCCAGCAGGCCCGCCAGCATCTTCAGGATGGCGTCCTTCCGGACTGTGCTCTGTTCCTGTGggcagagagcaggggaaggtgACAAACGAAGGCCATGTCCCCCACGGTCGTCAAGGCAGGGGGATGTTGCAGGGTGCAAACATCCCCCATGGggtcccttctcctttccctgcctgccctggtgCCCTTCCCattggcagagctgtgctggagccaaGGAATCTGTGGCTGCAGAGGTCATTCCTCCCTTCTCCAGTCCCATGTCCAGCTCAGCCAGCTGAATAGGGAGAGGCACACGTGCCGTGTTATAACTGGAAAAGAGCTGCTAACAAATAAGCATGAATTGTCTGTAAAGTCCCTTTGCTGCCTGCACTAATTAAATTTCAGTGAATGCCAAGCTGCCTTCTCTCCTAGCAAGCCCGTGCTCCTGTCACTGCTCTGACTGCCTGGCATCCGCTGTGGGAAGGTCAGGGAAGAGGCAGAGAGTCCCAGGCAATATTAAATCAAGCACACCAGGGGCTGCAACCCACCGTAAAATGCTGAGAATGAAATGCAACAAAGGAGAGGGCTGGGTTGGTGGGAAGAGAGACGTCCTAAGTATctggagaaaatatttaattagtgGAGACAGGCAGCTTGTATTTCCAGAACTAGAACCCATATTCAATAGCCTGACCTTGGGGGAAGGCAGAATGAAAGAGGAGTTGCTGAGCTCCATCCCTCTGCCATACCAGCATACGAAAGAGCATAGCCTGTGGTTTGGGGCTTGAGGGATTTTTGTCAGTAACAAGCTGTGAGTTATCCTGTTTCTCTTAAGTTTACATCCAGCAAATCTGAGGAATTACCTCTTGCCTGAGCATTCCTCGTTTCTGCAACTCATCAGCAGAGGCAGCTGGTACTGGACAAGCTGGAATAGATGGCTTGACAGGAACAGATCCTGTTTCCCATGAGGGTGGGAATCTTGGAAGCACATTTCCACATCACTTCTCACAAATGCCATGTTTAACTGCTGGGACTGCTGTATCTGCTGGCTCTGTCAGCACCAGCATTTGCTAAGGACCACTTGGTGAGCAACTCAGAAGATGGATAAATAGGCAGCAGCAATTATTCTGagtttatggatttttttaatcactttcttAGCTCTAGTAATTAACCCTGCTTCCACAcaagagaaactgaggcacagaaaaatTACATGCTATGTTTGTagcagaagaaaagataaaaggcaGTTTGTGCCTGTCCTGATTCCTACTCCTACGCTGCAAGTAGAGAAATGTCTTGAGCCTTTGGGAGATGGACTGGAACTGGGGAACCCAGCTAAATGTGTCTCCTGGGTCATGTCTTCCTCATAAGGTTCTTTCCTAGCTGTAAGCACTATGTTTTGGAATAACCTGCTCGAAGCAGAGCCAGCAGCTTCAGATTCAGGGGTAAGGAAGGCAAAACTCAGCCTGCTATTAGGGGATATTCCTTACACATGATCAGCTGTGGCTGTTAGTGAAACTTGGGAGCTCTTCCCCTCCACTAATCCATCGCTAACACCCTTTCTGCTTATAGCTGTTCCCAAGCTACAAGAGATCCAGACTCTTTGGCAGCAGCTAGAGATCTTAGCACGGGTGGGTTGCAGCACATCTTTGGGTACCTGCTCAACTCCCTGTACTACATCCATCAGTGTATCAGAATGTGcagatctttcttttgcattgttATGGATTTCATGGTGGTTTATATATGAAATCCCAGTATTCTTCATACTTAAAACATCTGTCTGAGTTACAGCAGTGGTGACTGTAGGGATCGGTTCATCAGTATCTAACAATTTTGCAGTTTGTAGAATGCTCCAAAGAGAATCATTATAACTATTACATCATTATTTTGTAAGCAACAGTGTGTGGAAGACTAAGAGTCATTACACTTGAATTAATTTTTACCAAAGCCTTATTTACCAATTTATTCCCTacaacttgtttcttttttcccagcattTGCACCAGAAAGAGTTTACTTTTTAAGTACTGGATTTGTTATTGTAAGAATGTACAGCTGAAAGTTTACAGTTATCCCCAGAAGGGTTAATCTCAGCCAGCTGCAGAAGCCCTGATCTCTACAGAACGCTAGCCCTAGCACCTCACACTGCAAACGTTTCTTTCTTGCAGCCAGTTTTGTTGTTAATGGCATGTGAGCCCACTCCTGAAGCAGCAAGACACTGATGGATGAGCTGGAGCCAACGCTAAGACAGAAAAACCGATGTAGATACACACAAAGGAGTAGTTCCTTTGAAACCAACATTGGGATCCTTCACTTCTCTGGGTAGCTCCTCTGCAGGAGTGAAATAACAGCAGCCTTACGGATGCAGCTGTGAACCGGACCGGCAGAGTGCGGGGTGAGGAACCACGGCTCAGCAGAACATCAGGGATGGCAAAGAACATGCAGGTGAGAACTGCGGGGCGAGGGCAAGCGGAACAGAGCACTTGCTTGTGATTTTGTTGTGCTATTGCTTCCTACCTCTTTGGCCTCTTAGGGTAATAGTCCAGCAAAACAAAGTTATTATAGCACTATAGCCATTATAATATTAGAGTTTTGCAAGTTGGTAGGATAATTATATTGCTATAATAAGTTCTGCCACTGCATAGAGCTGTGCTGGTTCAGAGTGTAATTATTCTAGCAGAACTATGTCAGTATAACTCCCCTTGTGAATACTACTGtggaaaaagcaattttattctgATATAATTACTTCATTTATTATTCCTCTGTTACTTTCCTACTGAACCCATCTTTTAAACATTCGTCCTTCCCATGAGTCCTATTTAAAATATCATCTCCCTTGATCATTTTACCAATTACGtatcttttctctccctccctagTACTCTGCTTTATTCTCTCATGCTGTACTCTTTCAGCaatattattttctccttttcctcctcttggcTCTGTTCTTTTTGCCAGCTTTTGCTTAGCTCAGACTTCAGTTTTGCAGCTCTCTGGCATCTGCCCTGGTACCCTTCCTAAATAAAGTGACTAGTAAGCTGTAGCAATAGCCTGTGCTTCAGCAGTGCATGAAGCCATAGTGCCTTGGAATATAGAGGGGTGGAAGAGTTGTTTGCATCAGGTAAAGCCTAATTGCCCTTATTAACCCTCCCTTGGCTCCAGCCTGCTTCTGCGTGCTCCCACCTcacccagctgctgcccagggtgCATTATACTCACCCTAGTGCTCTGTATTGCAAGTCTCTCTTCTCCGGGCAGTGCAGTGGCTCTCACACTCCACACCAGCAGCAGAACGGACACCAGGCTGGCCACCAGCTGCATGATGTACAGGCTGTGACTACTGTGCTGAATGAGGAAGACTGGGAGAGGGAGCTCTTTCTGGGCTCTCTTCTGCCTCAGACAATGGCTGCAGCCCCTTTTATAGCCCTCCCCCTAGCCCAGTGGGTGACGCAAACAATTAAGTCTATATCAAAGGCAAATTAGACTTTGGAGAGGTTGTTAACACTTGGCTGCTTGAGTGGGATACTTCAGTGCCTCTGGGCTTTCCATGTGCCAGACCTGCAGAGACTGAGGACGCAAAGATTTGGGACTCTCCAGTAACATGCTATTTCTTCAGTCCGAGAAATTGTAGGCACTATCTGTGCCTCTCCTAGTTAGCTGAATTCTGCTTGGAAAAAATGTTGGAGAGAATAGGCCACCAGCTTGCACAAACCTATGGCCAATGCTGGATGATTCAGAGGGAAGAGGTAAAACTTCTGGCTACCAGTACCTAGATATGGGCTTGAACCCTCAGCCTGTGTGTCCAGACAGCTCCAGGCTCTAGGGGTATTTGGATCTGGATCTCTGCATCCAGTGATGCATCTCACTGTGGAATGCCAATATGCCTGGCTTTCCCTTTACGGTAACATGGGGACATGGGCTGCAGCTATGCAGTAATACAATCTATCTTGCAAATGTACATAAGACTACCTGGAAGCAAATTGGAGGTCACTGGTTTTTGTTCCTAGTATTGTTTCAATATGTCTTGAACCTATCCCAGAAGTACAGGTCAACACAGTGAATCCTGATTTGGAGACGCTGTGTTTAAATGTATTAAATGGCAACTAAAGTACTGAAAGGCTGGTCAGAGCTAGAGCTGTTCTGCTCAGTGAGGCTTCAGAAAAGGCTCATGGTATGCCAGCACTGACTACAGGCTGCTTGGAGTAAGTTCCTACCACTTTTGATCTCTGGTTAGCAGTTAATAATGCTTCTTCCTTTGCCCAAAATGCTGTCCTACCAGTGAGATGGGTTTGTGGGCCAGCAGAAGGTGCTATTAAGCACTGCTACGTGCTTTGCATTGTCCCCATCATGCAGGGATGGCATCCACTGTCACACACCTGTGAGATGCAGAGACAGAGCTAAGATCCCATCTCACCACTAGCCCTTTCTCCAGAAGAACTCGCCTCAGGTCAGTCCTTTTCTGACCCTAACAACAAACGACAGTCAAAAGGTAAATTGTTATCCTAATTTAGCACATAAAATAAACCCACAGTGAGGTGACTTGGCCAAGGGGATGCTGTGGCAGAACTAagagcagaaggcagaaaaaCCTGTTCCCCACTTCTACCACTTACCAACATTACAGTTCCTGGAAATAGCACAATGAAGCTTTGCCTGCAAATAATCCAGCTCCTAATGCCAGTTACACCACCCTGGATGCTCTTGAGGGAAAAGATGCCATCACTTCCATgcatatttgaaaagaaatgctggATTCCCTCCCTGAAAGctagaaagaaaaaaccttttctgAGTCATAAGGACTTGTGGGGAAAGGTGACAATCTAGCAATTTCTAGTAACgaattttcctcagaaaactttGTAATGTCATTGTTTCTCcatgccccctcccctcccctctttgTAAGAGCTGGCTTTCGCGCAGCACTTTCAGAGGAAGCATTATCTGTTTCCTTTTAAACTGATCTCACTAGTTTATCAGAATTGCTGTTAGCCCTTTGTAATGGATTCTGTCAAACACTTCCCAGCCAGTCTGGGGCTCGAGACAGAGAGCAGTGAAGTACCAGGCTTCAGCAAGCAGACAAATCACAGGGACTTGCCAAATGACCCACAGCCAATTTGCTCCAGGAGAGGTAAAAGTGGAAGAATAGCAAATGGAGAAAGCACATTTGGTTGCTCAAGGGGAACAAAGGGCAGGTACCTGTGAGTGTGAGATGTGCCTGGGCTGACAGGCAGGTGGGCGGTGAATCCCATACTGGTGGTTACGAGGCAGGACTGAACCTCGTGGGCCTACTAGCCCAAAAGCTAGACAGACAGCAGGAGCAGTGCAGCCAGGTCTCCATGCTGGGGCCCATCTGGTCTAACCAAACTGCTTGTTCTAATAAATATGGTTTTGTTTGCAGCTTTGCCTTCTGGATGAGCTGTTTTCTATAATGCTTCATTGAGCGAATGGGGTCATAAGTATGACAATGCTCTTCTACCAAAAATGGGATGATGTGCTGAGCCAGAGATCAGCTTCTGGGGAGGCCCACAGGGATGTAAACAGTGACCAGGCTGCCGTGAATCTGTTCTGGGATTAAAGagcagtaataaaataattgttaCCTCTTGAGGGGGCTGGCTTTGGAGAGCGTTTCTGCCAGCACCAAGCCTGTGGCCCTGTAGACAAGCACAGTGCAGCCAAAACCTGTACTTTTAGCTTGGGCAAGGCTGGGTGTCTCTTcccagctgggagggagggaggggaataGGGACACATCGAAGCACTCATACTCTAGTGCACACAGTGGGACCGGATCTCTAAATCCAAACAAGTTCCCTCTGGGCTCTGCTACAGCATCCCTCAATATCAGACATCTCTTTTCCAGATTCCTTCGCCCTTCCCTTTCCTTACATTGCCTCTGTTGTTTCCCCTACATTAGTCCATCCTCCTCAAGTTCTGGTCCTCCGGCCCTTTTGCAGAGACCCTGCTGGTTCTGCTACCACTACTGCTGACCATCTCCTTTTCCAAAGGAAGTAAAATAACTCTGTGGTGATAAAATTTGCTCTTTTTAGTAACTGGAGAGTTCAATATATAGGAACAGGATTGTTCTTCATTCCTACTGTTCCCTATTCCCTGTCTCATTGGCTGTCTGACCTTTAAGAAGgccccaattattttttttgccaaCCCTTAAATGCTTGTCACTCTGTACAGGAAAGGCTAAAGGTCATGCCTTGGAGGAATAAACATTTCTGACAATTCTTTCCTTGATTTCTTCTTGacactttctctctctgttatctGACTCACCCACTTAGAAGTCTTCTTCCTCGATGTTCTCTTCTGTCCGGAGTTGCACATGGTCTGAGTGGGTTTCTACCACTTTACAGTGAGGGTAGATCTATCTGAAATCAGCATGCCCATGAACACATCCCAGGGAGCCTGGTAAGGGTGGGGATGCTCCAGAAGGAAGTTCAGCATACAGCAACTTGAAAAGGCCTGGCTATCCAAGGATTTTGTCTCACAGCTTGGCTTCGGCAGAGATGCAGAGTGGCTTCAGAAGTACAGCAGAATATGCTTCCGCAGTCACAATAAGACAACCTCCATCTCTTTTTGATTAAGGGTGCACAAGCAACATGCAATGGAAGAGGTTTTATTGTTTAAGAAAGAGGCCCCTGACCTCTCCTCAGTGTGTCTGTACAGCAGTGAAGACTGGGCATTGCTGGAATACAACAGCTAAGACTACGTCTGGCACCAAATGCCACATTAAGGAATGAGATAATTTCTCAATTGCTTTCCTCTATGGCCTGGACATTTGCTGTCTCCTGCCCATTTGTTGCCTGGTCTGGGTTCAGATCACCGTGTCTTGAAGCACGTAGCAGAATTGCATCAGGCTTCCAGAACAAAGTCTGGTTCCCAAAGGTGAGGCActcagctgcagctgaaggaagGGTCCAAATGCTTCTGCTTTCCTGTCATTGGAACCCTTTCTCTCTGCCCTCGAGAGTCCCTCGTTGCAAAGGCCAGTGCAATAAATAAAGCAACAGTCAGCTGACAGTTGTGAGCCTTCCTGGAAGAGGAAACCAATTTGTTCATGGGCCTGAAATCACAGCTCATTTATCAGGGCAGGCTTGAAGTATTCCCTGCACTGCGGTCCCCAGGGGCCTCCGAGGAGCATGCAGGTGGCCGTTCCAGCCACGGCTTTTCATCGGCACTAATCTAACAACCCCAAGGAAGAAACTGCCTGAGCGTGGGCTGGAGCCTACTGCTCCCACTCATCTCTGATAAGGGCCACAGAGCaggtgcagggaggaggaggaggggagcacCGCAGGGATGCTGCTGTCAGAGCACGCATGACTCCAAGCCTGTTGCAGCTCTCTAGGGAGGCAGAGCGGGGGGAGTTGCGCTGCCTTCTCTGTCTGTCGACCCCAAAGGGACTGCTGGAGGATGAAGGGAGGGTGAGCATAACGCTCCAGTGGTATGCTCAAAGCCTTGTTATTTCAAAATGCATGCAAAGTTAAACATTTCAGGTACTCCACCAAAAATCTTCCTCAAAAATAACTACTTTCTATGAAACACTTCTCTTTCAAAATACtcttattttccactgaaaatgctTTGCCTGGCTCCAAGTAGGAGGCATTTCTGGCTGTGAAGCAGGCTGAGGATGCTTTGGGTTACCACCTACTGACATATAAACTGACCTCTGTCACACCCGACTTGTCCCGTTGGTGGCAAGATTGGCTGGATGAGACTTGGACAGAAACGATTCTTTACCATTTAGATTTCCTGAGGGATTGCACACGCACTGTGCCTTGTGGGGATTCAGTCAGCAAGAGCTCACCGGGGATGTTAACACATGGGACTGCACTGCCAGCACCGCAGGAGGGATCACTCGGCTGGGAGAGCTTTAAACAGGAATTCACGCGCTCCAGATCGTGTGGGGTTCGGGTTACTCCCCTCCTACAGCTGAAGGGGGATGAAACACATGCGGGGTCATCACATAGATAATCTTGCCCTTAAGCTCAGCACGCAGAATTAGCTTTGTTAAGCGAAGCCCTTCCCAGAGGTGCCCGGCCGTGGGCTGCTGCCGGAGCCTTCAGTACCAAGGAGAGGGCAGCCCCCTCCCGCGGGGTCCCCGCCAGCCCCCTGTCCCCACCCCTCATGCTCTGAACCCCCTGAGTCACGGAGCTGGCATCCTCGGAAGGCCTGCGGCTGAGATCCCTAACATTCATGATGATCCCCCCGCCTTTATCTGCCTCACACATCGCTGTGCTATAATTGAGATTCCCTGGCTCTCATTCCCCAACTCTTGCATGTTTTAAAAGCACTTCATCCTATACATGACCAGGAAAGAGCGTCACCTAGACTTCTCAGTATTTAACTTGGTTACATCTCTCATCTTACTTTTTAACAACATTTCATCAGACTCTTGCTAGACCTG
Coding sequences:
- the CORT gene encoding cortistatin isoform X2, whose product is MQLVASLVSVLLLVWSVRATALPGEERLAIQSTREQSTVRKDAILKMLAGLLDSVDAGREAASPDMEEEGKLEEERVVLGRLAQLSQRDRKAPCKNFFWKTFTSC
- the CORT gene encoding cortistatin isoform X1, which codes for MHGSDGIFSLKSIQGGVTGIRSWIICRQSFIVLFPGTVMLLVASLVSVLLLVWSVRATALPGEERLAIQSTREQSTVRKDAILKMLAGLLDSVDAGREAASPDMEEEGKLEEERVVLGRLAQLSQRDRKAPCKNFFWKTFTSC